The region GTGAGCGTGAGGAACGGTCTGCGCGACCGACCCGTGCTCCAGGATCGTGGTCGGACCGTATCGGTCCGCGAGAAAGGACCGCGTCGCTGCGATGAGCCCCTCCAGCTCGCTATCGTAGGGGATGGGGAGCGCGGCCACGCAGGGGAGGTGGTCGCGTGTGACGATGAGGAGATGCCCGTCGGCGATGGGGTGGAGGTCGGCCAGGAGCGAGAGGTGCTGCGTCTGCGTCACCGTCTGCGGCTCGATCTGATCGGGGTCGCAGAAAGGGCAGCGGGCGTCACTTCCGCTCATGCCTTCTCCCTGCCCACCGAGAGGGTGGCCGGTCGCACAGGTTGTTTCGGGCGCAGTCGAAGGTTCTCGGCTTTGAGCTGCCCGCACGCGGCCGCGATGTCTCGTCCGCGGCTGGCCCGAATGGTGCACGGCACGCCGCCATCGCGCACGCGCTGGGCGAATGTGCGAATGCGCGCCGGGGCGCTGGACGTGAAGCCGGACGCCGTCTGGTTATAGGGAATGAGGTTCACGTGGGCGGCGCGCCCCGCGAGGAGGTCTGCGAGCAGCCGGGCATGCTCGTCGGCGTCGTTGACGCCGTCCAACATCACGTACTCGAAGCTAACGCGCCGTCCGGACGCGCGCGCGTACCGGCTTGCCGCCGCCACGAGGTCGGCGATCGGAAAGCGCCGGTTGATGGGCATGAGGGCGCTGCGAAGCTCGTCCGTCGGCGCATGGAGCGACACGGCGAGCCGCGCGCCGAGGTTTGCCTCGGCCAGGAGGTCGATCTCGGGGACGAGCCCACTCGTCGAGACAGTGACGCGGCGAGGACTGAAGCCGAGCCCCAGCGGATCCGCGAGGGCGCGAATCGCCTGCACCACCGAGTGGAGATTGGCCAGGGGCTCACCCATGCCCATGAAGACGACGTTGTCGACCGCGCGGCCCGAGTCCGAATTCGCGCGATAGACCTGTTCGAGGATCTCCCCCGGGGTGAGATCGCGAGCGAATCCCATCTGCCCGGTCGCGCAAAATCGGCAGGCGAACGCGCACCCGGCCTGACTGGAGACGCAGATGGTGGTGCGCGGTGCGGCGCCCGGCACGGTGGAGGAGGGAATCGCGACGGTCTCGATTGTTTGTCCGTCCGCCGCCTGGAAGAGCCACTTCACCGTCCCGTCGGCCGATGTGCTACGGGCCGCCTCAGAGAGCGCGGCGAGCCGGAAGCGTTCGGCCAGGTGCGCGCGGAGCCGGGCGGGGAGCTCCGTGAGGTCGTCCCATGACGCAATGCGCCGAGCATGCGCCGCGTGGAAAAGCTGCCGCGCCCGGTACGGCTCGGCGCCCGCGCAGGCCAGATCGTCGACGAGCTCGGCGCGGGTGCGGTCCGTGACCGCGGGGGCCACGGTCCCGCTCCCGGTGCGCCGAGCCGCTTTACTTTCCGAGGTTCTGTTTGAAAAAGGCGACCATCCGCTCCCACGCGTCGGCCGAGGCAGCGGGATCGTGCCGGTCGCCCTTTCGTTCGTTGAAGAAGGCGTGCTGCGCCCCTGGATAGACCTTGTATTCAAAACTCTTTCCATGTTTCTTCATGGCTTCCGCGAGGGCGGGCGCTCCGGACGTCAGCCGCTCGTCCGCTTCCCCATAGAAGGCCAACACCGGGCAGGTCAGCTTCGCAACGTCGTCGATAGGGTCCGGGTTGCGCCCGTAGAAGATGATCGCGGCATCCACGTCCGGGTTCGAGATGGCCGCGTTGATGGACGTGCCCCCGCCCCAACAGAAGCCGACGGTCCCGATGCCATCGCGCTTCACGTATGGCTGGCTCTGCAGCCAGTCGAAGAGCGCCTTGAGGTCCTGATTGACCTGAGGTGCGGGGTTGGACTCGGGCCCGCCTCCGCGCTGGAACAGGTTCGGGGCGATGGCGGTGAAGCCCTGGCGAGCGAGGCGCTGGGTGAGATTCTCGAAGTGGGGGCCCGCGGTGTCGTTGTTGGGATCGATCCCCATATTCTCGTGGATGACGATCACTGTTGGGAACGGGCCGCCGGTCTTCGGTCGGGCCAGAATGGCGTCCATCTGGATGCCTTGGCCGGGGACTTTCACCATCTCCGTTTGGATCTGGTCGTTCGTGAAGACGTCGGCCGGAGCTGCCATGGGCTCAGTCCCTCCCCTTGTTGCGCAAAATACGGCCCGGACTGAAGCCAGGGCCTTGTGGCATTGTAGCCCTGGGGCTGGGAAGCTTCAACAGACGGCCAGTATCATCCTGGTGGGCCACATTTGACGGCCGTGACCACAGCGCGGGCGCAGACTGCTTCGGCGGGGTTCATCCTCTGCCGTGGCGTCGAGCGCCCCGTCGGGTCGGCTGGGGACACGGGCCAGCCCTGCCGGATCGTGATGGCACGATCGCGGGAACTGACCCGCTCGCAATCAACCTGTCCTCGATTCCGCCCGGGAGGCGCCTCGCAGCGTGCCAACAGTGCTGTTCCTCGCCCTCGCACTGATGCTGCTGGTGGCTGGGGCCGAGTACTTCACGAACGCGGTTGAGTGGCTGGGGCGGAGGCTGCGGCTGTCCGACAGCGCCACGGGGAGCGTTCTGGCCGCGGTGGGGACGGCCATGCCGGAGACGCTCGTCCCGATCGTCGCGATCTTCTTCTCCGACGGCGCCGACTCGGACGCGGTGGGGATCGGCGGCATCCTCGGCGCGCCCTTCATGATCTCGACCCTGGCCATGCTGGTCATCGCGGCGGCCCTTTGGAGCTTTCGCAGGCGTCGGCGAACGATGCATCTGGAGTTCAACACGGCGACGGCCGAGCAGGACCTGCGGTTCTTTCTCGCCGC is a window of Chloroflexota bacterium DNA encoding:
- the rlmN gene encoding 23S rRNA (adenine(2503)-C(2))-methyltransferase RlmN, which gives rise to MAPAVTDRTRAELVDDLACAGAEPYRARQLFHAAHARRIASWDDLTELPARLRAHLAERFRLAALSEAARSTSADGTVKWLFQAADGQTIETVAIPSSTVPGAAPRTTICVSSQAGCAFACRFCATGQMGFARDLTPGEILEQVYRANSDSGRAVDNVVFMGMGEPLANLHSVVQAIRALADPLGLGFSPRRVTVSTSGLVPEIDLLAEANLGARLAVSLHAPTDELRSALMPINRRFPIADLVAAASRYARASGRRVSFEYVMLDGVNDADEHARLLADLLAGRAAHVNLIPYNQTASGFTSSAPARIRTFAQRVRDGGVPCTIRASRGRDIAAACGQLKAENLRLRPKQPVRPATLSVGREKA
- a CDS encoding dienelactone hydrolase family protein, which translates into the protein MAAPADVFTNDQIQTEMVKVPGQGIQMDAILARPKTGGPFPTVIVIHENMGIDPNNDTAGPHFENLTQRLARQGFTAIAPNLFQRGGGPESNPAPQVNQDLKALFDWLQSQPYVKRDGIGTVGFCWGGGTSINAAISNPDVDAAIIFYGRNPDPIDDVAKLTCPVLAFYGEADERLTSGAPALAEAMKKHGKSFEYKVYPGAQHAFFNERKGDRHDPAASADAWERMVAFFKQNLGK